In Gasterosteus aculeatus chromosome 15, fGasAcu3.hap1.1, whole genome shotgun sequence, a single genomic region encodes these proteins:
- the erg28 gene encoding ergosterol biosynthetic protein 28 homolog, protein MSRFLNVLRSWLLMVSIIAVGNTVQSFRDHGFLSEKLYTGAPQFVNGLQARTFGIWTLLSSIIRCSCAIDIHNRTLYHITLWTFVLALGHFLSEAFVYKTAPLTIGVMAPLIVAGFSIIGMLIGYHCIPESQQEVGARQKKRN, encoded by the exons ATGAGTCGCTTTCTGAACGTGCTGCGCAGCTGGTTGCTGATGGTGTCCATCATCGCGGTGGGAAACACCGTGCAGAGCTTCAGAGATCACGGCTTCCTGTCCGAGAAGCTCTACACGGGCGCGCCGCAGTTCG TGAACGGTCTCCAAGCACGGACGTTTGGTATTTGGACGTTGCTGTCGTCGATCATCCGCTGCTCCTGTGCCATCGATATCCATAACAGAAC GCTGTATCACATCACCTTATGGACATTTGTGTTGGCGTTGggccacttcctgtctgaggCCTTCGTTTACAAAACGGCTCCTCTGACGATCGGGGTCATGGCACCTCTCATTGTGGCAG GTTTCTCCATCATAGGAATGCTGATTGGATATCATTGTATCCCAGAGTCCCAGCAGGAGGTCGGGGCCCGACAGAAGAAGCGTAACTGA
- the flvcr2a gene encoding choline/ethanolamine transporter flvcr2a isoform X1 has translation MISWDEFSDKWTDGVGKDRDKGRSPQRKQRNGLGEYRRLSLGDSTDGSEPSPLDAARLPPPTETKLYKRRWVMLFIFSAFSASNALMWLQYGIIGDILLRFYGIGTLAIDCLSMVFLLTYIPLFLPVTWVLDNRGVREVVVAAAAFNCIGAWIKTGTAAPDMFPVTFFGQFMCSVGTIYMGLPSRLASLWFGEQEVSTACSIAVLGTQLGIAVGFLLPPILVPNVDDVEELASHIRIMFYISAGVATFIFILVIIVFQEKPEIPPTQAQAQSRNIAPGDYSYTASILSLLRNKPFMLLVLSYGLNVGCFYSISTLLNRMIIEHYPGEEVNAGRIGLTIVVAGMAGSLICGIWLDRTKTYKQTTLAVYLFSLIGMLVYTVTLNLGHLWVVFVTAGVLGFFMTGYLPLGFEFAVELTYPESEGTSSGLLNCSAQIFGIIFTISQGKIIDKWGTFAGNIFLCIFLLIGTALTGFIKSDLRRQKANLLNAEAQTVNSEKATGDLEGAVPPPEVLKEGKF, from the exons ATGATCTCTTGGGATGAATTCTCTGACAAGTGGACGGACGGCGTTGGGAAGGACAGAGACAAAGGTCGGTCTCCACAAAGAAAACAGAGAAACGGTTTGGGGGAATACAGACGTCTGTCTCTGGGGGACAGCACGGACGGCTCGGAGCCTTCGCCCCTGGACGCCGCACGGCTCCCCCCGCCGACCGAGACCAAGCTGTACAAGCGGCGATGGGTCATGCTGTTCATCTTCAGCGCCTTCTCCGCGAGCAACGCCCTCATGTGGCTGCAGTACGGCATCATCGGCGACATCCTCCTGCGCTTCTACGGCATCGGCACCCTGGCCATCGACTGCCTGTCCATGGTCTTCCTCCTCACCTACATCCCCCTCTTCCTGCCCGTCACGTGGGTGCTCGACAACCGGGGCGtcagggaggtggtggtggcggcggcggccttcAACTGCATTGGGGCCTGGATCAAGACGGGCACGGCCGCCCCCGACATGTTCCCCGTGACCTTCTTCGGCCAGTTCATGTGTTCGGTGGGCACTATTTACATGGGCCTCCCGTCCAGACTTGCATCCTTGTGGTTTGGGGAGCAGGAGGTGTCCACCGCCTGTTCTATTGCTGTTCTCGGAAcccag CTGGGAATCGCCGTGGGCTTCCTGCTCCCACCCATCCTCGTGCCCAATGTGGATGATGTGGAGGAGCTGGCGTCCCACATCCGAATCATGTTCTACATCAGTGCGGGAGTGGccaccttcatcttcatcctcgtGATCATCG TGTTTCAGGAGAAGCCGGAGATCCCTCCGACTCAGGCCCAGGCTCAGTCCAGGAACATCGCTCCTGGCGACTACTCGTACACGGCCTCCATCTTGAGCCTGCTGCGCAACAAGCCCTTCATGCTCCTGGTGCTCAGCTATG GGCTGAACGTTGGCTGCTTCTATTCTATTTCCACGCTGTTGAACCGGATGATCATTGAACACTACCCC gGTGAAGAGGTGAATGCTGGGAGAATTGGTCTGACTATTGTTGTTGCTGGCATGGCAGGGTCCCTCATATGTGGCATTTGGCTGGACAGGACCAAAACATACAA ACAAACCACCTTGGCCGTTTACCTCTTCTCTCTGATCGGGATGCTGGTCTACACTGTCACCCTCAACCTGGGTCACCTGTGGGTGGTGTTTGTCACTGCGGGGGTTTTAGG CTTCTTCATGACAGGATATCTACCTCTGGGCTTTGAGTTTGCAGTAGAGCTGACGTATCCGGAATCAGAGGGAACCTCATCTGGACTGCTCAACTGCTCGGCTCAG ATCTTTGGAATCATTTTCACCATCTCCCAGGGGAAGATTATTGATAAATGGGGCACTTTTGCAGGAAACATCTTCCTGTGCATCTTCCTGCTGATAGGAACGGCACTGACAG GCTTCATCAAGTCGGACCTCCGACGACAGAAAGCCAACCTTCTAAACGCGGAGGCGCAGACAGTGAATTCGGAG AAAGCAACGGGTGACCTAGAAGGAGCCGTCCCTCCTCCGGAGGTCCTGAAAGAGGGGAAATTCTGA
- the flvcr2a gene encoding choline/ethanolamine transporter flvcr2a isoform X2, whose amino-acid sequence MGEDGKDNGARPGAPGPAAAGRSGRSIPNGDGRSPAATRLYKKRWVIVCLFSAYSLSNAYQWIQYGIISNILMKFYDVDGFAIDWLSMIFMLTYIPFIFPVTWLLDKKGLRVTALLANALNFAGTWIKVASAKSDLFWLTMLGQFVSSLAQVFILGMPSSLASVWFGADEVSTACSIGVFGNQLGIAVGFLLPPILVPNVDDVEELASHIRIMFYISAGVATFIFILVIIVFQEKPEIPPTQAQAQSRNIAPGDYSYTASILSLLRNKPFMLLVLSYGLNVGCFYSISTLLNRMIIEHYPGEEVNAGRIGLTIVVAGMAGSLICGIWLDRTKTYKQTTLAVYLFSLIGMLVYTVTLNLGHLWVVFVTAGVLGFFMTGYLPLGFEFAVELTYPESEGTSSGLLNCSAQIFGIIFTISQGKIIDKWGTFAGNIFLCIFLLIGTALTGFIKSDLRRQKANLLNAEAQTVNSEKATGDLEGAVPPPEVLKEGKF is encoded by the exons ATGGGGGAGGACGGGAAGGACAACGGCGCGCGTCCCGGAGCGCCGGGTCCGGCGGCCGCGGGGCGCAGCGGCCGCAGCATCCCGAACGGCGACGGTCGCTCTCCGGCCGCGACGCGCCTCTACAAGAAGCGCTGGGTGATCGTGTGCCTGTTCAGCGCGTACTCCCTGAGCAACGCGTACCAATGGATCCAGTACGGCATCATCAGCAACATCCTGATGAAGTTCTACGACGTGGACGGCTTCGCCATCGACTGGCTGTCCATGATCTTCATGCTCACCTACATCCCCTTCATCTTCCCGGTCACCTGGCTCCTGGATAAGAAAGGGCTGCGCGTGACCGCTCTGCTGGCCAACGCGCTCAACTTCGCCGGGACGTGGATCAAGGTGGCCAGCGCCAAGTCCGACTTGTTCTGGTTGACCATGCTCGGGCAGTTTGTGAGTTCGCTTGCCCAGGTCTTCATCCTCGGGATGCCGTCCAGCCTGGCGTCGGTGTGGTTCGGCGCGGACGAGGTCTCCACCGCCTGCTCTATTGGAGTTTTTGGCAATCAG CTGGGAATCGCCGTGGGCTTCCTGCTCCCACCCATCCTCGTGCCCAATGTGGATGATGTGGAGGAGCTGGCGTCCCACATCCGAATCATGTTCTACATCAGTGCGGGAGTGGccaccttcatcttcatcctcgtGATCATCG TGTTTCAGGAGAAGCCGGAGATCCCTCCGACTCAGGCCCAGGCTCAGTCCAGGAACATCGCTCCTGGCGACTACTCGTACACGGCCTCCATCTTGAGCCTGCTGCGCAACAAGCCCTTCATGCTCCTGGTGCTCAGCTATG GGCTGAACGTTGGCTGCTTCTATTCTATTTCCACGCTGTTGAACCGGATGATCATTGAACACTACCCC gGTGAAGAGGTGAATGCTGGGAGAATTGGTCTGACTATTGTTGTTGCTGGCATGGCAGGGTCCCTCATATGTGGCATTTGGCTGGACAGGACCAAAACATACAA ACAAACCACCTTGGCCGTTTACCTCTTCTCTCTGATCGGGATGCTGGTCTACACTGTCACCCTCAACCTGGGTCACCTGTGGGTGGTGTTTGTCACTGCGGGGGTTTTAGG CTTCTTCATGACAGGATATCTACCTCTGGGCTTTGAGTTTGCAGTAGAGCTGACGTATCCGGAATCAGAGGGAACCTCATCTGGACTGCTCAACTGCTCGGCTCAG ATCTTTGGAATCATTTTCACCATCTCCCAGGGGAAGATTATTGATAAATGGGGCACTTTTGCAGGAAACATCTTCCTGTGCATCTTCCTGCTGATAGGAACGGCACTGACAG GCTTCATCAAGTCGGACCTCCGACGACAGAAAGCCAACCTTCTAAACGCGGAGGCGCAGACAGTGAATTCGGAG AAAGCAACGGGTGACCTAGAAGGAGCCGTCCCTCCTCCGGAGGTCCTGAAAGAGGGGAAATTCTGA
- the flvcr2a gene encoding choline/ethanolamine transporter flvcr2a isoform X3, which produces MISWDEFSDKWTDGVGKDRDKGRSPQRKQRNGLGEYRRLSLGDSTDGSEPSPLDAARLPPPTETKLYKRRWVMLFIFSAFSASNALMWLQYGIIGDILLRFYGIGTLAIDCLSMVFLLTYIPLFLPVTWVLDNRGVREVVVAAAAFNCIGAWIKTGTAAPDMFPVTFFGQFMCSVGTIYMGLPSRLASLWFGEQEVSTACSIAVLGTQLGIAVGFLLPPILVPNVDDVEELASHIRIMFYISAGVATFIFILVIIVFQEKPEIPPTQAQAQSRNIAPGDYSYTASILSLLRNKPFMLLVLSYGLNVGCFYSISTLLNRMIIEHYPGEEVNAGRIGLTIVVAGMAGSLICGIWLDRTKTYKQTTLAVYLFSLIGMLVYTVTLNLGHLWVVFVTAGVLGFAF; this is translated from the exons ATGATCTCTTGGGATGAATTCTCTGACAAGTGGACGGACGGCGTTGGGAAGGACAGAGACAAAGGTCGGTCTCCACAAAGAAAACAGAGAAACGGTTTGGGGGAATACAGACGTCTGTCTCTGGGGGACAGCACGGACGGCTCGGAGCCTTCGCCCCTGGACGCCGCACGGCTCCCCCCGCCGACCGAGACCAAGCTGTACAAGCGGCGATGGGTCATGCTGTTCATCTTCAGCGCCTTCTCCGCGAGCAACGCCCTCATGTGGCTGCAGTACGGCATCATCGGCGACATCCTCCTGCGCTTCTACGGCATCGGCACCCTGGCCATCGACTGCCTGTCCATGGTCTTCCTCCTCACCTACATCCCCCTCTTCCTGCCCGTCACGTGGGTGCTCGACAACCGGGGCGtcagggaggtggtggtggcggcggcggccttcAACTGCATTGGGGCCTGGATCAAGACGGGCACGGCCGCCCCCGACATGTTCCCCGTGACCTTCTTCGGCCAGTTCATGTGTTCGGTGGGCACTATTTACATGGGCCTCCCGTCCAGACTTGCATCCTTGTGGTTTGGGGAGCAGGAGGTGTCCACCGCCTGTTCTATTGCTGTTCTCGGAAcccag CTGGGAATCGCCGTGGGCTTCCTGCTCCCACCCATCCTCGTGCCCAATGTGGATGATGTGGAGGAGCTGGCGTCCCACATCCGAATCATGTTCTACATCAGTGCGGGAGTGGccaccttcatcttcatcctcgtGATCATCG TGTTTCAGGAGAAGCCGGAGATCCCTCCGACTCAGGCCCAGGCTCAGTCCAGGAACATCGCTCCTGGCGACTACTCGTACACGGCCTCCATCTTGAGCCTGCTGCGCAACAAGCCCTTCATGCTCCTGGTGCTCAGCTATG GGCTGAACGTTGGCTGCTTCTATTCTATTTCCACGCTGTTGAACCGGATGATCATTGAACACTACCCC gGTGAAGAGGTGAATGCTGGGAGAATTGGTCTGACTATTGTTGTTGCTGGCATGGCAGGGTCCCTCATATGTGGCATTTGGCTGGACAGGACCAAAACATACAA ACAAACCACCTTGGCCGTTTACCTCTTCTCTCTGATCGGGATGCTGGTCTACACTGTCACCCTCAACCTGGGTCACCTGTGGGTGGTGTTTGTCACTGCGGGGGTTTTAGG ATTTGCCTTTTAA
- the LOC120833407 gene encoding jun dimerization protein 2 isoform X2 yields the protein MPGRIPDPSVTAGSLPSLGALAGISAAALADKLKFGDLHEFGAMLSPLHFLDGTGKRALVIKTERDEEDDRRKRRREKNKVAAARCRNKKKERTDYLQNESERLESLNSDLKAQIEELKLERQQLILMLNRHRPTCIVRTDSVQTAESEAE from the exons ATGCCAGGACGAATCCCAGACCCCTCTGTGACAGCGGGCTCCCTGCCCAGCCTGGGCGCCCTGGCTGGGATCTCGGCCGCCGCGCTGGCCGACAAGCTGAAATTCGGTGACCTCCACGAGTTTGGCGCAATGCTGTCACCTCTGCACTTCCTGGACGGTACGGGGAAGAGGGCCCTGGTGATCAAAACCGAG AGAGATGAAGAAGACGACAGGAGGAAGCGAAGgcgggagaaaaacaaagtggcCGCGGCGCGATGTCGgaacaagaagaaggagagaacgGATTATcttcaaaat GAATCGGAGCGACTGGAGTCGTTGAACTCTGACCTGAAAGCCCAGATCGAGGAGCTGAAGCTGGAACGACAGCAGCTGATCCTCATGCTGAACCGCCACCGGCCCACGTGCATCGTCAGGACGGACAGCGTCCAAACGGCGGAGAGCGAGGCCGAGTGA
- the LOC120833407 gene encoding jun dimerization protein 2 isoform X1: protein MQRFPLFKIYSRPSADQRKRHLLHPGSKSAAVAAESDAMPGRIPDPSVTAGSLPSLGALAGISAAALADKLKFGDLHEFGAMLSPLHFLDGTGKRALVIKTERDEEDDRRKRRREKNKVAAARCRNKKKERTDYLQNESERLESLNSDLKAQIEELKLERQQLILMLNRHRPTCIVRTDSVQTAESEAE from the exons ATGCAACGATttccactttttaaaatctACTCTCGACCCTCGGCTGACCAGAGGAAACGACATTTGTTGCACCCGGGATCCAAGTCAG CTGCGGTCGCGGCCGAGTCTGACGCGATGCCAGGACGAATCCCAGACCCCTCTGTGACAGCGGGCTCCCTGCCCAGCCTGGGCGCCCTGGCTGGGATCTCGGCCGCCGCGCTGGCCGACAAGCTGAAATTCGGTGACCTCCACGAGTTTGGCGCAATGCTGTCACCTCTGCACTTCCTGGACGGTACGGGGAAGAGGGCCCTGGTGATCAAAACCGAG AGAGATGAAGAAGACGACAGGAGGAAGCGAAGgcgggagaaaaacaaagtggcCGCGGCGCGATGTCGgaacaagaagaaggagagaacgGATTATcttcaaaat GAATCGGAGCGACTGGAGTCGTTGAACTCTGACCTGAAAGCCCAGATCGAGGAGCTGAAGCTGGAACGACAGCAGCTGATCCTCATGCTGAACCGCCACCGGCCCACGTGCATCGTCAGGACGGACAGCGTCCAAACGGCGGAGAGCGAGGCCGAGTGA